One Kitasatospora sp. NBC_01287 DNA window includes the following coding sequences:
- a CDS encoding class I adenylate-forming enzyme family protein, with protein sequence MSTSLPGAPVGPTPAAGAAPMAGAAPMAGAAPMAGAAPMAGAAPMAGAAPATRLHRGAEQSAPVWRSPQGVELPDLVPAGLRRAWAEQGGFPARDVYQLFQDRVRRHPGQQAVVDPRESLDYAELDHRVRLIAHQLRQGGVGTREIVAIRLPNGWPAVAAELAVAALGAVALTFPDGRGSGEAVALLTRSRATALVATAATTRTVHAIRAGHDQLPFLEALFTFEADAAPGVRRLLIGAEGQPPPAEQATAAFDPTAFDPTAFEPVAFDPTAFDPTAFEPVAFEPVAAEPAGPARILVSSGSEAEPKMVAYAHHAMAGGRGAYLAQVFAGTEVPRALVLVPLAASYGSLGVVSLYRHGATLVLLDGFDAAAALRAVTEHRPTHLFGVATMLRRITQLPPGPGEDLSSLRSVVASCDGLPAELLAACLERFGCPVSNLYGSSDGVNCRAEYRTPTEDTTLLGRPDPAVCDFTARDARGRELPPGTPGELWARGPMTPLCYVGAPELDLQRRDSDGWVRTGDHGLLTAEGRLRLLRRNSQLVKRGGYSISPAEVERHAGAHPALAEAVCVAVPDEDLGERLCVCVVPRAGEPAPDLAELNHFLEAVRGLERRKLPEQLIALDALPLAATGKLARAELTGLAAARR encoded by the coding sequence GTGAGCACGAGCCTCCCGGGCGCGCCGGTCGGCCCGACGCCGGCGGCAGGCGCGGCGCCGATGGCAGGCGCGGCGCCGATGGCAGGCGCGGCGCCGATGGCAGGCGCGGCGCCGATGGCAGGCGCGGCGCCGATGGCAGGCGCGGCGCCGGCGACACGGCTGCACAGGGGCGCCGAGCAGTCGGCGCCGGTCTGGCGCTCCCCGCAGGGTGTCGAGCTGCCCGATCTCGTCCCGGCCGGGCTGCGCCGGGCCTGGGCCGAACAGGGCGGATTTCCCGCGCGGGACGTCTACCAGTTGTTCCAGGACCGGGTACGTCGGCACCCCGGGCAGCAGGCTGTGGTGGACCCGCGCGAGTCGCTCGACTACGCCGAACTCGACCACCGGGTGCGGCTGATCGCCCACCAGCTGCGCCAGGGCGGCGTCGGCACCCGGGAGATCGTGGCGATCCGGCTGCCGAACGGCTGGCCCGCGGTGGCCGCGGAGCTGGCGGTGGCCGCGCTCGGCGCGGTCGCTCTGACCTTCCCCGACGGACGAGGCAGCGGCGAGGCCGTCGCCCTGCTGACCCGCTCCCGCGCAACCGCGTTGGTCGCCACGGCCGCAACGACCCGCACGGTCCATGCGATCCGCGCTGGGCATGACCAACTACCCTTCCTGGAAGCACTGTTCACCTTCGAGGCGGACGCCGCACCGGGCGTGCGGCGACTGCTGATCGGCGCCGAGGGGCAGCCACCACCAGCGGAGCAGGCGACGGCCGCGTTCGACCCGACCGCATTCGACCCGACCGCATTCGAGCCGGTGGCGTTCGACCCGACCGCGTTCGACCCGACCGCATTCGAGCCGGTGGCGTTCGAGCCGGTGGCGGCCGAACCTGCCGGACCGGCCAGGATCCTGGTCTCCTCGGGCTCCGAGGCCGAGCCCAAGATGGTCGCCTATGCGCACCATGCGATGGCGGGCGGGCGCGGAGCCTACCTGGCCCAGGTGTTCGCGGGCACCGAGGTGCCGCGTGCCCTGGTGCTGGTGCCGCTGGCCGCCTCCTACGGCTCGCTCGGCGTCGTCTCGCTCTACCGCCACGGCGCGACGCTGGTGCTGCTGGACGGTTTCGACGCCGCCGCCGCCCTGCGCGCCGTCACCGAGCACCGGCCCACCCATCTCTTCGGAGTGGCCACCATGCTGCGCCGGATCACGCAGCTGCCACCTGGTCCCGGCGAGGACCTCTCCTCGCTGCGCTCGGTGGTCGCCAGCTGCGACGGGCTGCCGGCCGAGCTCCTCGCCGCCTGCCTGGAGCGGTTCGGCTGCCCGGTCAGCAACCTCTACGGCTCCTCGGACGGGGTCAACTGCCGTGCGGAGTACCGCACCCCGACCGAGGACACCACCCTGCTCGGGCGCCCCGACCCGGCCGTCTGCGACTTCACGGCGCGCGACGCGCGAGGCCGTGAGCTGCCGCCCGGCACGCCGGGCGAGCTATGGGCGCGCGGCCCGATGACGCCGCTCTGCTACGTCGGCGCACCGGAGTTGGACCTGCAGCGCCGTGATTCCGACGGCTGGGTGCGCACCGGCGACCACGGACTGCTGACCGCCGAGGGTCGGCTTCGGCTGCTCCGCCGCAACAGCCAACTGGTCAAACGCGGCGGCTACTCGATCAGCCCGGCCGAGGTGGAGCGGCACGCCGGCGCCCACCCCGCGCTGGCCGAGGCGGTGTGCGTGGCGGTGCCGGACGAGGACCTGGGCGAGCGGCTGTGCGTCTGCGTGGTGCCCAGGGCCGGCGAACCGGCTCCGGACCTGGCCGAGTTGAACCACTTCCTGGAGGCGGTGCGCGGATTGGAGCGGCGCAAGCTGCCGGAGCAGTTGATCGCGCTCGACGCGCTGCCCCTGGCGGCGACGGGCAAGTTGGCCCGCGCGGAGCTGACCGGCCTGGCCGCCGCGCGACGCTGA
- a CDS encoding helix-turn-helix transcriptional regulator translates to MDRQELADFLSRRRARLTPADVGLPPGARRRTPGLRREEVAGLAGLSVDYYARLEQARGPQPSPALLAALARALRLSGDERDHLFHLAGHEPPRGAGRLTHVRPGLLLILDRLYDTPAQVVSELGDILAQNALSAALSGDMTQVPPRERNLVWRWFAVPGSRSLFLPADHEQLARAHVAGLRVLHAARSDDPEVRELVESLLATSEEFRELWARHDVAVRRAECKTFLHPQVGAIELDCEVLAGAGEGQRLVVFTARPGSESAGRLELLRVIGQQRMTEARG, encoded by the coding sequence ATCGACCGCCAGGAACTCGCCGACTTCCTCAGCCGCAGGCGGGCCCGCCTGACGCCCGCCGACGTCGGGCTGCCACCCGGCGCCCGGCGCCGCACCCCGGGGCTGCGCCGTGAGGAGGTGGCGGGCCTGGCCGGCCTCTCGGTCGACTACTACGCCCGTCTGGAGCAGGCCAGGGGCCCGCAGCCTTCGCCCGCGCTGCTCGCCGCACTGGCCCGTGCGCTGCGCCTGAGCGGCGACGAGCGGGACCACCTCTTCCACCTGGCCGGTCATGAACCGCCGCGCGGAGCCGGGCGGCTGACCCATGTCCGCCCCGGTCTGCTGCTGATCCTCGACCGCCTCTACGACACGCCGGCCCAGGTGGTCTCGGAACTCGGTGACATCCTGGCGCAGAACGCGCTCAGCGCCGCGCTGAGCGGCGACATGACCCAGGTGCCGCCGCGCGAGCGCAACCTCGTCTGGCGCTGGTTCGCCGTCCCGGGCAGCCGCTCGCTCTTCCTGCCCGCCGACCACGAGCAACTGGCCCGCGCGCACGTGGCCGGACTGCGGGTGCTGCACGCCGCCAGATCGGATGATCCCGAGGTGCGCGAGCTGGTGGAGAGCCTGCTGGCGACCAGCGAGGAGTTCCGGGAGCTCTGGGCGCGGCACGACGTGGCGGTGCGCCGGGCCGAGTGCAAGACCTTCCTGCACCCGCAGGTCGGGGCGATCGAGCTGGACTGCGAGGTGCTGGCCGGGGCGGGGGAGGGCCAGCGGCTGGTGGTCTTCACGGCGCGTCCCGGCAGCGAGTCGGCCGGGCGCCTGGAGCTGCTCCGGGTGATCGGCCAGCAGCGGATGACGGAGGCGCGAGGGTAG
- a CDS encoding NAD(P)-dependent oxidoreductase: MTKILVTGATGQVGRRFLPRLVQWAGADAVRVLVRDAAAVEGLARAGVEVVAGDLREPGDRVKALAGATIVVNVAAAFRGVPDDEAFAVNRDAAVALGREAVEAGVRRFVQTSTNLVYPAGLGRPALESDPADPGPAANVYPASKAQAEAGLRELAEQLELTVVRPAFVYGEGDSHLRDALPRVAQWPAHKRLPVVHHADLSQALWRALSMPGAAGRTYNVLDDAAITAHDIRALHGVPQPTDTADQVDTDPWHGVASTALIRAELGWRPLYPSVWTARDAGAL, encoded by the coding sequence ATGACGAAGATTCTGGTGACCGGCGCGACCGGGCAGGTCGGCCGACGGTTCCTGCCGCGGCTGGTGCAGTGGGCGGGCGCCGACGCGGTGCGAGTGCTGGTGCGGGACGCGGCGGCGGTCGAGGGCCTGGCCCGGGCCGGGGTCGAGGTGGTGGCCGGAGACCTGCGCGAGCCCGGAGACCGGGTGAAGGCGCTGGCCGGTGCCACCATCGTGGTCAACGTGGCCGCCGCCTTCCGGGGTGTGCCCGACGACGAGGCCTTCGCCGTGAACCGGGACGCGGCGGTCGCGCTGGGCCGCGAGGCCGTCGAGGCGGGCGTGCGCCGGTTCGTGCAGACCAGCACCAACCTGGTCTACCCGGCGGGCCTGGGCCGGCCCGCGCTGGAGAGCGATCCGGCCGACCCGGGGCCGGCGGCCAACGTGTACCCGGCCTCGAAGGCACAGGCCGAGGCCGGACTGCGGGAGCTCGCCGAGCAGCTGGAACTGACCGTGGTGCGACCGGCTTTCGTCTACGGGGAGGGCGACAGCCACCTGCGGGACGCGCTGCCCCGGGTCGCACAGTGGCCCGCGCACAAGCGGCTGCCCGTGGTGCACCACGCGGACCTGTCGCAGGCGCTCTGGCGCGCGCTCAGCATGCCGGGCGCGGCCGGGCGCACCTACAACGTGCTGGACGACGCCGCCATCACCGCGCACGACATCCGCGCACTGCACGGGGTGCCGCAGCCCACGGACACGGCCGACCAAGTGGACACGGACCCCTGGCACGGCGTGGCGAGCACCGCGCTGATCCGCGCGGAGCTGGGCTGGCGACCGCTCTACCCGTCGGTCTGGACGGCACGGGACGCCGGGGCGCTCTGA
- a CDS encoding DUF5995 family protein produces MTEVTTGPTQQAELTVDQVLARMRELAPGFPPDDGVGVFHRMYLTVTELVAARLSDAYFTDPAALAVLDALFAGRYLAAVDADAAGAPPQACWRPLFELRRRPGIHPLQAALSGMNTHIEHDLPLAVLDTSRRLGRDPLSFEADYHRINDLLAQVEAQVRIALLPEPGRLRDAEPLLHVIGVWSIDRARAAAWATVLALRGLRESPLAYRALVAALDDSVGMVSRALLTPVGD; encoded by the coding sequence ATGACCGAGGTGACGACAGGGCCGACCCAGCAGGCAGAGCTGACGGTCGATCAGGTGCTGGCGCGGATGCGCGAGCTCGCGCCCGGCTTCCCACCGGACGACGGGGTCGGCGTCTTCCACCGGATGTACCTGACCGTCACCGAGCTGGTCGCCGCCAGGCTCTCCGACGCCTACTTCACCGACCCCGCCGCGCTGGCGGTGCTGGACGCGCTCTTCGCCGGCCGCTACCTGGCCGCGGTGGACGCGGACGCGGCCGGCGCACCGCCGCAGGCCTGCTGGCGGCCGCTCTTCGAGTTGCGCCGGCGGCCCGGGATCCACCCACTGCAGGCCGCGCTGTCGGGGATGAACACGCACATCGAGCACGACCTGCCGCTCGCCGTGCTGGACACCTCCCGGCGACTGGGCCGCGATCCGCTCTCCTTCGAGGCCGACTACCACCGGATCAACGACCTACTGGCCCAGGTGGAGGCCCAGGTCCGCATCGCGCTGCTGCCGGAGCCCGGCCGGCTCCGAGACGCCGAGCCGCTGCTGCACGTGATCGGCGTCTGGAGCATCGACCGGGCCAGGGCGGCGGCCTGGGCCACCGTGCTGGCGTTGCGCGGCCTGCGGGAGTCACCACTCGCCTACCGCGCCCTGGTCGCCGCGCTGGACGATTCAGTCGGCATGGTCAGCCGGGCACTCCTCACCCCGGTGGGCGACTGA
- a CDS encoding cellulose binding domain-containing protein produces the protein MRRVTLPTVVATALLSGVVLPLSLPAAAQAASGITGLVATVTSPQSWQGGFEADYTITNDTRATVNSWSLSFDLPTGETVSSAWNGTLTSTATSTGSHVTITSPSWASPLAPGASAPVVGMDISATGTQVLPANCLINNAPCAGVPVNNTPPTVPTGVAVSGTGPDTISLAWNASTDSSGVAGYNVYEGSSVVASTTTATSVTVPGLLAGSSHTFTVTAFDALGNESAKSTAVTGVAGSGATPGVAAPFVDLGAYPTPDLAQIAATTGLRQFSLGFIVNGTTACTASWFNAYDPGTGWDKADFDAVRAAGGDVRPSFGGANGTELAQSCTTVPTLTAQYQKVVDAYGLDRIDFDIEGSAVSDHASIDRRSAAIAAVQAAQRAKGRDLKVTLTLPVLPSGLTADGVYVLQSAKAAGVNVDAVNVMAMDFGDTEAPSPSGKMGAYSIQAAQSTRAQIASVWPTLTTAQTWAMVGVTPMLGQNDNADEVFGLADAQQLLTFAQQNHLGELSFWEVTRDGNACTGSLFKCTNIAQSPYQFSKLWATYNG, from the coding sequence ATGAGGCGTGTCACCCTGCCCACCGTCGTAGCCACCGCGCTGCTCTCCGGTGTCGTCCTGCCCCTCTCGCTGCCGGCCGCCGCCCAGGCCGCCAGCGGCATCACCGGCCTGGTCGCGACCGTGACCTCGCCACAGAGCTGGCAGGGCGGTTTCGAGGCCGACTACACGATCACCAATGACACCCGGGCGACCGTCAACTCCTGGTCGCTCAGCTTCGACCTGCCCACGGGCGAAACCGTCAGCAGCGCCTGGAACGGCACGCTGACCAGCACCGCGACCAGCACCGGCAGCCACGTCACGATCACCTCGCCGAGCTGGGCCTCCCCGCTGGCCCCGGGAGCGAGCGCGCCGGTGGTCGGGATGGACATCAGCGCCACCGGCACCCAGGTCCTGCCGGCGAACTGCCTGATCAACAACGCGCCGTGCGCCGGCGTCCCGGTGAACAACACCCCGCCGACCGTCCCCACCGGGGTCGCGGTCTCCGGCACCGGGCCCGACACCATCTCGCTCGCCTGGAACGCCTCCACCGACAGCTCCGGGGTGGCCGGCTACAACGTCTACGAGGGCAGCTCGGTGGTCGCCTCGACCACCACCGCGACCTCGGTCACCGTGCCCGGCCTGCTGGCGGGCAGCAGCCACACCTTCACCGTGACCGCCTTCGACGCGCTCGGCAACGAGTCCGCGAAGTCCACCGCGGTGACCGGCGTGGCCGGCAGCGGCGCCACCCCCGGTGTGGCCGCCCCCTTCGTCGACCTCGGCGCCTACCCGACGCCCGACCTGGCGCAGATCGCGGCCACCACCGGCCTCAGGCAGTTCTCACTGGGCTTCATCGTGAACGGCACCACGGCGTGCACGGCCAGCTGGTTCAACGCCTACGACCCCGGCACCGGGTGGGACAAGGCCGACTTCGACGCGGTCCGCGCGGCCGGCGGCGACGTCCGCCCATCCTTCGGCGGCGCCAACGGCACCGAGCTGGCCCAGTCCTGCACCACCGTGCCGACGCTGACCGCGCAGTACCAGAAAGTCGTCGACGCCTACGGCCTGGACCGGATCGACTTCGACATCGAGGGCTCCGCGGTCTCCGACCACGCCTCGATCGACCGCCGCTCGGCCGCGATCGCCGCCGTCCAGGCCGCCCAGCGGGCCAAGGGCCGCGACCTCAAGGTCACCCTGACCCTGCCGGTGCTGCCCAGCGGCCTGACGGCGGACGGCGTCTACGTCCTGCAGTCGGCCAAGGCCGCCGGGGTGAACGTGGACGCGGTCAACGTGATGGCGATGGACTTCGGTGACACCGAGGCGCCCAGCCCGTCCGGCAAGATGGGCGCCTACTCGATCCAGGCGGCGCAGTCCACCCGCGCCCAGATCGCCTCGGTCTGGCCGACCCTCACCACCGCGCAGACCTGGGCGATGGTCGGCGTCACCCCGATGCTGGGTCAGAACGACAACGCGGACGAGGTGTTCGGCCTGGCCGACGCGCAGCAGTTGCTCACCTTCGCCCAGCAGAACCACCTCGGCGAGCTCTCCTTCTGGGAGGTCACCCGGGATGGCAACGCCTGCACGGGCAGCCTGTTCAAGTGCACCAACATCGCCCAGTCGCCGTACCAGTTCTCCAAGCTCTGGGCCACCTACAACGGCTGA
- a CDS encoding GuaB1 family IMP dehydrogenase-related protein codes for MRFLNPQTGTIDDRYSGPYDLTYDDVFMVPSRSAVGSRQGVDLSSNDGTGTTIPLVVANMTAIAGRRMAETVARRGGLVAIPQDIPTEVIADVIGWVKQRHLVFDTAVTLAPGATVADALALLPKRAHGALVVVEDGKPVGVVTESDCQGVDRFTSLAQVMSRDLLLLDEGIDPRTAFERLNEGHRKVAPVVDAAGRLVGILTRKGALRATLYTPAVDGAGRLRVAATVGINGDVAGKAKALLDAGADVLVVDTAHGHQESMISALRAVRGLAPEVPVVAGNVVSAAGVRDLVEAGADILKVGVGPGAMCTTRMMTGVGRPQFSAVLECAAEARKLGKHVWADGGVRHPRDVAMALAAGASNVMIGSWFAGTYESPGDLQTAADGRQYKESFGMASARAVLNRTAEESGYDRARKALFEEGISTSRMFLDPARPGVEDLIDSVIAGVRSSCTYAGASSLEEFHQKAIVGVQSAAGYAEGKPLHSSWA; via the coding sequence ATGCGCTTCTTGAACCCCCAGACCGGCACGATCGACGACCGTTACTCGGGACCGTACGACCTGACGTACGACGACGTCTTCATGGTCCCCAGCCGCTCCGCCGTGGGCTCCCGGCAGGGCGTCGACCTCTCCTCGAACGACGGGACCGGAACCACCATCCCGCTGGTGGTGGCCAACATGACCGCGATCGCCGGCCGCCGGATGGCGGAGACGGTGGCGCGGCGCGGCGGCCTGGTGGCCATCCCGCAGGACATTCCCACCGAGGTGATCGCCGACGTGATCGGGTGGGTGAAGCAGCGGCACCTGGTCTTCGACACGGCGGTCACGCTCGCGCCCGGTGCCACGGTGGCGGACGCGCTGGCGCTGCTGCCCAAGCGGGCGCACGGTGCGCTGGTGGTGGTCGAGGATGGCAAGCCGGTCGGCGTGGTGACCGAGAGCGACTGCCAGGGGGTGGACCGTTTCACCAGCCTGGCCCAGGTGATGTCGCGCGACCTGCTGCTGCTCGACGAGGGCATCGACCCGCGGACCGCTTTCGAGCGGCTCAACGAGGGCCACCGCAAGGTCGCCCCCGTGGTGGACGCGGCAGGCAGGCTGGTCGGCATCCTGACCCGCAAGGGCGCGCTGCGCGCCACCCTCTACACCCCGGCCGTGGACGGTGCCGGCAGGCTGCGGGTCGCGGCCACCGTGGGGATCAACGGCGATGTGGCCGGCAAGGCCAAGGCACTGCTCGACGCCGGCGCCGACGTGCTGGTGGTGGACACCGCCCACGGTCACCAGGAGTCGATGATCAGCGCGCTGCGCGCGGTGCGCGGGCTGGCCCCCGAGGTGCCGGTCGTGGCGGGCAACGTGGTCTCCGCCGCGGGTGTGCGCGACCTGGTCGAGGCGGGCGCTGACATCCTCAAGGTCGGCGTCGGTCCGGGCGCGATGTGCACCACCCGGATGATGACCGGCGTGGGGCGCCCGCAGTTCTCGGCGGTGCTGGAGTGCGCGGCCGAGGCGCGCAAGCTGGGCAAGCACGTCTGGGCGGACGGCGGGGTGCGCCACCCGCGCGATGTCGCGATGGCGCTGGCCGCCGGTGCCTCCAACGTGATGATCGGCTCCTGGTTCGCCGGCACCTACGAGTCGCCCGGTGACCTGCAGACGGCTGCCGACGGCCGCCAGTACAAGGAGAGCTTCGGCATGGCCTCGGCCCGCGCGGTGCTCAACCGCACGGCCGAGGAGTCCGGCTACGACCGGGCCCGCAAGGCGCTCTTCGAGGAGGGCATCTCCACTTCGCGGATGTTCCTCGACCCGGCCCGCCCGGGTGTCGAGGACCTGATCGACTCGGTGATCGCCGGCGTCCGCAGCTCCTGCACCTACGCGGGCGCCAGCAGCCTGGAGGAGTTCCACCAGAAGGCGATCGTCGGCGTGCAGAGCGCGGCCGGCTACGCCGAGGGCAAGCCGCTGCACTCCAGCTGGGCCTGA